The Bradyrhizobium betae genomic interval GTCACTCCGGAACGCGCCAAGGCGCTCTATGCCGTGCAATGGCCGACGGCAGCTTCGATCTTTGCCGGCCGCACCACTGAGGCCGCGTGGCATTCGAAGCCGAGCTGGTACGCGGTCTCGAAGAACGACGGCACCATCAATCCGGATTTCGAGCGCTTCCTGGCCAAGCGCATGAACGCGACCACGGTCGAGCTCGATGCCGGCCACCTCTCGCTGGTGTCGCATCCGAAGGATGTGGCGAATCTGATCCTGGAAGCGGCGGGGTATCCGCGGAGCTGAGCGGCAATCGCCTTCATGAAAAGGCGCCCGAGATGTTCGGGCGCTTTTTTGTTTGCTCAGGCCTGTCCCCGGTGTGGTCCGTGCGAACGCAGGGACGACAGCGTTGGTGTGGTTAGCGCCGTCGCATCAAACGAGCAGAGCTAATCCAGCCCCTGCGCCGCCGGCATCTCCTGCGTCGGCAAAATCGTGGGCGCGGGCCTGGCCTGGCCGACTGTCGGTGCAGCCGCCTCGGCCGGCTTTGCCTGCACGGCGGCCGTTTGCTGCGCGGGCTCGGCCGGCCTTGCCGCCGCGACCGGCGCCTCGCTGCGCGGCGGGGCGGCCTTGGGCAGCGGCACGGCGCGGCTGGCGACGTGCGGGATCGGGGCAGGCGGACGCGGCGGACCGCCGCGGACCATGGTGGGCGGCGGCAGCGCGCTTTGCGGTCCGTAAGGCGCCACCGCGCGCTCCTCGAAGGCGGGGGCCATGCCGTAGGCGTCGGCGGCCGGCATGAAGCGCAAGATTCTCCCGTCGCGGGCGTCGATCACGAGCCGGCCGTCGTCGCCGCGCCGGTCGATCACGGCAATGGTGTAGACGCTGCCGCGCAGGCGCGGGATGCCGAGCGGCGAAAAGCCGTTGTCGCGCAACACGGCGTAGACCTCGGTCGATGGCAGCAGCGCCGGGGCCGGGCCGCGCTCCTCATAGCCATAGCCGTAGCGCGGCTGGGGTGGCGGCGCGGCCTCCGGCGGCGCATAGGGCCCGTCGAAATCCGACACGGCGATTGCAGCCCCGCCCAAAATACCGTTCGCCGGGACTCGCGCGAGAATCTGCGCTTGAGCCGCGGTCGCGGCCAGCGCCAGCGCGGCGGCGGCCACACATCCTGTGAAAAACTTCATGGTCGGCACGCTCCTGTCAGACCCCCGAATGCCTCGCGCGCTTTCGCTTCTTGCGGCGTGACGCGCCTTTCGAAGGGCCGATCCGAAGCTTCAATTGAGAATTCGGCGTCGGCAGGGCCGGATCAGGGCGCGTTTGCTTCAAAACGGGGGCCGCGCAACTTTCGGAAAGCGATTGATTGACAGATCGGGAATCGGGACTTTCGCGCGCTTGTGTGATAGACAAAAATTTGGCAAGGTGATCGTTAGGACAGGATGACTGTCTCAATTTTGCTTGCGGTTCCGGCATAGGGATTGCAACGAAAGTCGGTGCTCTCGAGCACCAGGAAGGCAACAGGCAAAGCCGTTCTCGGGGACGAAGAACGCCTAGCTTGGCTTTAAGAAAATGCGGCTCGCAGCGGACGAGCGGTGACCCAGAAGCGGGTGCCGCGGAACGCCCAAGGTGCGCCGAAGAGAGCGGTGAGGCAGCTTGCCGCATGGAGAGGACGAGGACATGAACGGGTCGCAATTCGAGCGCGCAAACATCGTGGCAGACCAGCTGTCGGCGACGGTCGCCTCGAAAACGACCGATCCGATGCAGGAACACAATTCGCGTCCGCCGGCCGTGGGCCTCTACGATCCGAGCCTCGAGAAAGATTCCTGCGGCGTCGGCTTCATCGCCAACATCAGGGGCAAGAAGTCCCACGAGATCGTCTCCGACGCGCTCAGCATCCTCTGCAATCTCGAGCATCGCGGCGCTGTCGGCGCCGACCCGCGCGCCGGCGACGGCGCCGGCATTCTGGTGCAGATCCCGCACGCCTTCTTCAGCCGCAAGGCGAAGGAGCTCGGCTTCGCGCTGCCTCAGCCGGGCGAATACGCCATCGGCGCGCTGTTCCTGCCGCGCGACACCGCCTGGCGCAACGTCATCAAGAGCATCATCGCCGACCAGATCAAGGAAGAGGGCCTGACCCTGCTCGGCTGGCGCGACGTGCCGACCGACAATTCCTCGCTAGGCGTCACCGTGAAGCCGACCGAGCCCGCCTGCATGCAGGTGTTCATCGGCCGCAACGGCACCGCCAAGACCGAGGACGATTTCGAGCGCCGCCTCTACATCCTGCGCAAGTCGATCTCGCAGGCGATCTATCAGCGCCGCGACCGCGGGCTGGCGGGCTATTACCCCTGCTCGATGTCCTGCCGCACCGTGATCTACAAGGGCATGTTCCTCGCCGATCAGCTCGGCAAGTACTATCCCGACCTGCACGAGAAGGATTTCGAGAGCGCGCTGGCGCTGGTGCATCAGCGCTTCTCGACCAACACCTTCCCGGCGTGGTCGCTGGCGCATCCCTACCGCATGATCGCGCATAACGGCGAGATCAACACGCTGCGCGGCAACACCAACTGGATGGCGGCGCGCCAGGCCTCGGTGAGCTCCGAGCTCTACGGCAAGGACATCAACCGGCTCTGGCCGATCTCCTACGAAGGCCAGTCGGACACCGCCTGCTTCGACAACGCCCTCGAATTCCTGGTGCAGGGCGGCTACTCGCTGCCGCACGCCGTCATGATGATGATTCCGGAGGCGTGGGCCGGCAATCCCCTGATGGATGAGACGCGCCGCGCCTTCTACGAATATCACGCCGCGCTGATGGAGCCGTGGGACGGCCCGGCCGCGATCGCCTTCACCGACGGCCGCAAGATCGGCGCCACGCTCGACCGAAACGGATTGCGGCCGGCGCGCTACCTCGTGACCAAGGACGACCGCATCGTGATGGCGTCCGAGATGGGCGTGCTGACCATCCCCGAGGACCAGATCATCACCAAGTGGCGGCTTCAGCCCGGCAAGATGCTGCTGGTCGACCTCGAGCAGGGCCGCCTGATCCCCGACGACGAGATCAAGGCCGATCTCGCCAGGAGCCATCCCTACAAGGAGTGGCTGGAGCGGACCCAGATCGTGCTGGAAGAACTGCCGAAGGTGCCGACCACCGGCGTACGCTCCAACCTGTCGCTGCTCGATCGCCAGCAAGCGTTCGGCTACAGCCAGGAAGACATCGCCATCCTGATGACGCCGATGGCCTCCATCGGCGAGGAAGCAGCGGGCTCCATGGGCAACGACACGCCGATCTCGGCGCTGTCGGACAAGGCCAAGCCGCTGTTCACCTATTTCAAGCAGAACTTCGCGCAGGTCACCAACCCGCCGATCGACCCGATCCGCGAGGAGCTGGTGATGAGCCTGGTCTCGATCATCGGACCGCGGCCGAACCTGTTCGACCTGCAGGGTCTCGCCACCACCAAGCGTCTCGAAGCGCGCCAGCCGATCCTGACCGACGCCGATCTCGAAAAGATCCGCTCGATCTCGGACGTGGCTGAATCCCACTTCAAGTCGCGCACGCTCGACACCACCTTCCACGCCGGCCTCGGCGCGGCCGGGATGGACCAGGTGCTCGACGAACTCTGCGCGCGCGCGGAAAGCGCGGTGCGCGAAGGCGTCAACATCATCATCCTGTCCGACCGCATGGTCGGCAGCGACCGCGTTCCGATCCCGTCGCTGCTGGCCTGCGCCGCCGTGCATCATCACCTGATCCGCACCGGCCTGCGCACGTCGGTCGGCCTCGTCGTCGAATCCGGCGAGCCGCGCGAAGTGCATCACTTCGCCTGCCTTGCCGGCTACGGCGCCGAAGCGATCAATCCTTACCTGGCGTTCGAGACCATCATCGCGATGAAGGACCGCCTGCCCGGCTCGCTCGACGATTACGAGATCGTCAAGCGCTACATCAAGTCGATCGGCAAGGGCCTGCTCAAGGTGATGTCCAAGATGGGCATCTCGACCTACCAGTCCTATTGCGGCGCGCAGATCTTCGACGCGGTCGGCCTCAAGGCGGACTTCGTCGGCAAGTTCTTTGCCGGCACGCATACCCGCGTCGAAGGCGTGGGCCTGGCCGAGATCGCGGAAGAAGCCGTGCGCCGCCATGCCGACGCGTTCGGCGAGGCGCTGGTCTACAAGACCTCGCTCGACGTCGGCGGTGAATACGCCTATCGCAGCCGCGGCGAGGACCATGCCTGGACCGCGGAATCGGTCGGACTGCTGCAGCACGCCGCGCGCGGCAATTCGCTGGACCGCTATCGCGCCTTCGCAAAGATCCTGAACGAGCAGTCGGAGCGCCTGCTGACGCTGCGCGGCCTGTTCCGGATCAAGAACGCCGAGGAAGACAAGCGCAAGCCGGTGCCGCTCGACCAGGTCGAGTCGGCCAAGGACATCGTCAAGCGTTTCGCCACCGGCGCAATGAGCTTCGGCTCGATCTCGCGCGAGGCGCACACCACGCTCGCGATCGCAATGAACCGGATCGGCGGCAAGTCGAATACCGGCGAAGGCGGCGAGGAAGCCGACCGCTTCAAGCCGCTGCCGAACGGCGACAGCATGCGCTCGGCGATCAAGCAGGTCGCCTCGGGCCGCTTCGGCGTCACCACGGAGTATCTCGTCAACTCCGACATGATGCAGATCAAGATGGCGCAGGGTGCCAAGCCCGGCGAAGG includes:
- the gltB gene encoding glutamate synthase large subunit codes for the protein MNGSQFERANIVADQLSATVASKTTDPMQEHNSRPPAVGLYDPSLEKDSCGVGFIANIRGKKSHEIVSDALSILCNLEHRGAVGADPRAGDGAGILVQIPHAFFSRKAKELGFALPQPGEYAIGALFLPRDTAWRNVIKSIIADQIKEEGLTLLGWRDVPTDNSSLGVTVKPTEPACMQVFIGRNGTAKTEDDFERRLYILRKSISQAIYQRRDRGLAGYYPCSMSCRTVIYKGMFLADQLGKYYPDLHEKDFESALALVHQRFSTNTFPAWSLAHPYRMIAHNGEINTLRGNTNWMAARQASVSSELYGKDINRLWPISYEGQSDTACFDNALEFLVQGGYSLPHAVMMMIPEAWAGNPLMDETRRAFYEYHAALMEPWDGPAAIAFTDGRKIGATLDRNGLRPARYLVTKDDRIVMASEMGVLTIPEDQIITKWRLQPGKMLLVDLEQGRLIPDDEIKADLARSHPYKEWLERTQIVLEELPKVPTTGVRSNLSLLDRQQAFGYSQEDIAILMTPMASIGEEAAGSMGNDTPISALSDKAKPLFTYFKQNFAQVTNPPIDPIREELVMSLVSIIGPRPNLFDLQGLATTKRLEARQPILTDADLEKIRSISDVAESHFKSRTLDTTFHAGLGAAGMDQVLDELCARAESAVREGVNIIILSDRMVGSDRVPIPSLLACAAVHHHLIRTGLRTSVGLVVESGEPREVHHFACLAGYGAEAINPYLAFETIIAMKDRLPGSLDDYEIVKRYIKSIGKGLLKVMSKMGISTYQSYCGAQIFDAVGLKADFVGKFFAGTHTRVEGVGLAEIAEEAVRRHADAFGEALVYKTSLDVGGEYAYRSRGEDHAWTAESVGLLQHAARGNSLDRYRAFAKILNEQSERLLTLRGLFRIKNAEEDKRKPVPLDQVESAKDIVKRFATGAMSFGSISREAHTTLAIAMNRIGGKSNTGEGGEEADRFKPLPNGDSMRSAIKQVASGRFGVTTEYLVNSDMMQIKMAQGAKPGEGGQLPGHKVDATIAKVRHSTPGVGLISPPPHHDIYSIEDLAQLIYDLKNVNPTGDVSVKLVSEIGVGTVAAGVAKARADHVTIAGFEGGTGASPLTSIKHAGSPWEIGLAETHQTLVRERLRSRIVVQVDGGFRTGRDVVIGALLGADEFGFATAPLIAAGCIMMRKCHLNTCPVGVATQDPVLRKRFTGQPEHVINYFFFVAEEVREIMASLGFRTFNEMIGQVQLLDQTKLVAHWKAKGLDFSKLFVKQKEEKGQKIYHSERQNHHLEAVLDRTLIEKAQPALDRGAPVKIDAAINSTNRSAGAMLSGAVAKIYGHAGLPHDTIQVSLKGTAGQAFGAWLAQGVTFELEGEANDYVGKGLSGGKIVVKPPKNSGIVPEESIIVGNTVMYGAIQGECYFRGVAGERFAVRNSGAVAVVEGAGDHCCEYMTGGIVVVLGKTGRNFAAGMSGGIAYVLDEDGSFDKLCNMAMVELEPVLSEELINAGTYHHTGDLEAHGRVDVLKNLLASDVERLHILISRHAKATGSKRAADILANWKDWLPKFRKVMPVEYRRALREMAANADAEPKIAIGA